The Ornithinimicrobium faecis genome includes a window with the following:
- a CDS encoding alpha/beta hydrolase family protein, translating to MEGTVSPTEGQQPVHRPGYLNPFILDVTSGASEVLTDHADLYLPDGPGPFPVVVLVPGMLREPPEIGPRGWPVFEGYAGALVARGVAAVVMDHDLSNGPDYPKALAEAVRTLDAATARPEVDSDRAAFWVFSAGGPLALALLAEHADRFDLLALTYPFLESEPLAPWPSREEAVAALDGHRLVVTTVGQEFPDFVPGQQAFLAAARAARADLDELTVPDGDHGFDSQEPTEDGRTAVTRAIAAVARHLLDA from the coding sequence GTGGAGGGGACCGTCTCCCCGACCGAAGGACAGCAACCCGTGCACCGTCCCGGCTATCTCAACCCGTTCATCCTCGACGTGACCTCCGGCGCGTCAGAGGTGCTGACCGACCACGCCGACCTGTATCTGCCCGACGGTCCGGGGCCGTTCCCGGTCGTCGTGCTCGTGCCGGGCATGCTGCGCGAGCCCCCGGAGATCGGGCCGCGGGGGTGGCCGGTGTTCGAGGGCTATGCCGGGGCGTTGGTGGCCCGTGGCGTGGCGGCAGTCGTGATGGACCACGACCTCAGCAACGGTCCTGACTATCCCAAGGCCCTCGCAGAGGCGGTGCGCACCCTGGACGCGGCCACGGCCCGGCCGGAGGTCGACAGCGACCGGGCCGCGTTCTGGGTCTTCTCGGCCGGCGGACCGCTGGCCCTCGCGCTGCTCGCCGAGCACGCCGACCGGTTCGACCTGCTGGCGCTGACGTATCCGTTCCTGGAGTCAGAGCCCCTCGCCCCGTGGCCCTCCCGCGAGGAGGCCGTGGCCGCGCTCGACGGCCACCGTCTCGTGGTGACCACCGTGGGCCAGGAGTTCCCCGACTTCGTGCCCGGGCAGCAGGCTTTCCTGGCGGCGGCCCGGGCTGCTCGCGCCGACCTGGACGAGCTCACTGTCCCAGACGGAGACCACGGGTTCGACTCCCAGGAGCCCACCGAGGACGGCCGCACGGCCGTCACCCGAGCCATCGCGGCGGTGGCCCGCCATCTGCTCGACGCCTGA
- a CDS encoding acetyl/propionyl/methylcrotonyl-CoA carboxylase subunit alpha produces the protein MPISKVLIANRGEIAVRIARACKDAGLGSVAVYAEPDRDALHVKVADEAYALGGSTPGDSYLVQEKLIEVAKEAGADAVHPGYGFLAENASFAQAVIDAGLTWIGPGPEAIDSLGDKVKARHIATTAGAPLVPGTNDPVEDADEIIAFAKEHGLPVAIKAAYGGGGRGLKVARTIEEIPELFESAVREAVSAFGRGECFVERYLDKPRHVETQCLADQHGNVVVVSTRDCSLQRRHQKLVEEAPAPFLSEEQRAELDRASKAILKEAGYVGAGTCEYLVGQDGTISFLEVNTRLQVEHPVTEEVTGIDLVREQFRIADGEELGYDATEIRGHSFEFRINGEDPGRGFLPAPGSVLTYRVPSGPGVRLDSGVEEGDVVAGAFDSMLAKLIVTGRDRQEALARSRRALAEFVVEGMPTALTFHRAVVEDPAFAPEDPDTPFTVHTRWMETEFDNQIEPYSGPSADTDTEPEERQNLIVEVGGKRLEVSLPGGLSLGGGNGAGARKKAPKRSRSGGGAAAASGDAVTAPMQGTIVKIAVEEGQQVAEGELVVVLEAMKMEQPINAHKAGTVTALSAEVGQTVGNGAAICELKD, from the coding sequence ATGCCGATCAGCAAGGTCCTTATCGCAAACCGCGGCGAGATCGCCGTCCGCATCGCCCGCGCCTGCAAGGACGCCGGTCTCGGGTCTGTGGCCGTCTATGCCGAGCCAGACCGTGATGCACTGCACGTCAAGGTGGCCGACGAGGCCTACGCGCTGGGCGGCAGCACCCCCGGGGACTCCTACCTGGTGCAGGAGAAACTGATCGAGGTCGCCAAAGAGGCCGGCGCCGACGCGGTGCACCCGGGCTACGGCTTCCTGGCCGAGAACGCGTCCTTCGCCCAGGCGGTCATCGACGCGGGGCTGACCTGGATCGGCCCCGGCCCCGAGGCGATCGACTCCCTCGGCGACAAGGTCAAGGCTCGCCACATCGCCACCACCGCTGGCGCCCCGCTCGTGCCCGGCACCAATGACCCCGTCGAGGACGCCGACGAGATCATCGCCTTTGCCAAGGAGCACGGCCTGCCGGTCGCGATCAAGGCGGCCTATGGAGGCGGCGGACGCGGGCTGAAGGTCGCCCGCACCATCGAGGAGATCCCCGAGCTGTTTGAGTCCGCTGTCCGCGAGGCCGTCTCTGCCTTCGGGCGCGGCGAGTGCTTCGTCGAGCGCTATCTGGACAAGCCGCGCCACGTGGAGACCCAGTGCCTGGCCGACCAGCACGGCAACGTCGTGGTCGTCTCCACCCGGGACTGCTCGCTGCAGCGCCGTCACCAGAAGCTGGTCGAGGAGGCCCCGGCACCGTTCCTGTCCGAGGAGCAGCGCGCCGAGCTGGACCGCGCCTCCAAGGCGATCCTGAAGGAAGCCGGCTATGTCGGGGCCGGCACCTGTGAGTATCTCGTCGGCCAGGACGGCACGATCTCCTTCCTCGAGGTCAACACCCGCCTGCAGGTCGAGCACCCGGTCACCGAGGAGGTCACCGGCATCGACCTGGTGCGCGAGCAGTTCCGCATCGCCGACGGCGAGGAGCTGGGCTATGACGCGACCGAGATCCGCGGCCACTCCTTCGAGTTCCGGATCAACGGCGAGGACCCGGGCCGAGGCTTCCTGCCCGCACCGGGCTCCGTGCTGACCTATCGCGTGCCCAGCGGCCCGGGCGTGCGCCTGGACTCCGGCGTCGAGGAGGGCGACGTGGTCGCTGGTGCCTTCGACTCGATGCTGGCCAAGCTGATCGTCACCGGCCGCGACCGTCAGGAGGCGCTGGCCCGGTCCCGCCGTGCGCTCGCCGAGTTCGTCGTCGAGGGCATGCCGACCGCACTCACCTTCCACCGGGCCGTCGTTGAGGACCCGGCGTTCGCCCCCGAGGACCCGGACACCCCGTTCACAGTGCACACCCGCTGGATGGAGACCGAGTTCGACAACCAGATCGAGCCCTACTCCGGCCCCAGCGCCGACACCGACACCGAGCCCGAGGAGCGCCAGAACCTGATCGTCGAGGTCGGCGGCAAGCGCCTCGAGGTCTCGCTGCCGGGCGGGTTGTCGCTCGGTGGTGGCAACGGCGCCGGTGCTCGCAAGAAGGCACCCAAGCGCTCCCGCTCCGGCGGTGGCGCCGCAGCCGCCTCCGGCGATGCGGTCACCGCTCCGATGCAGGGCACCATCGTCAAGATCGCCGTCGAGGAGGGCCAGCAGGTCGCCGAGGGCGAGCTGGTCGTGGTGCTCGAGGCGATGAAGATGGAGCAGCCGATCAACGCCCACAAGGCGGGAACAGTCACCGCGCTGTCGGCCGAGGTCGGTCAGACCGTCGGCAACGGCGCGGCCATCTGCGAGCTCAAGGACTGA
- a CDS encoding cysteine desulfurase-like protein, with protein sequence MSYDVDTIRSHFPALREGAAHFDGPGGTQTPEPVARAVAETLTAAVANRGTVTAAEQRAEGIVAEARQAMADLLRADPRGVVFGRSATELTFHLSRTLAAGWGPGDEVVVSRLDHDCNVRPWVYAAEQAGASLAWVDFDPATGELTPEHLSAALSDRTVLVAITAASNVIGTRPDLPALAELVHGVGAQFYVDGVHSTAHVLPDLESSGADFWVCSPYKFLGPHCGVLAARPETLEALHPAKLLPSTDEVPERFELGTLPYELLAGTTTAVDFLADLVPGQTGARRERLTTAYTALEGHEDRLLARLEPALRELPGVRVHSNATRRTPTLLFTIDGVGNQVIRQHLADLGVNAPASHFYAWETSQHLGLGAEGGVRVGLAPYTNESDIDRLIEGLGTLPRG encoded by the coding sequence ATGAGTTATGACGTCGACACGATCCGCTCCCACTTCCCGGCCCTACGCGAGGGCGCGGCCCACTTCGACGGTCCCGGCGGCACTCAGACCCCCGAGCCGGTCGCCCGGGCGGTCGCGGAGACGCTGACCGCGGCCGTCGCCAACCGGGGCACCGTGACCGCCGCCGAGCAACGGGCTGAGGGCATCGTCGCCGAGGCCCGCCAGGCGATGGCCGACCTCCTCCGCGCGGACCCCCGTGGCGTGGTCTTCGGCCGCTCGGCGACCGAGCTCACCTTCCACCTCAGCCGCACACTGGCCGCGGGCTGGGGTCCAGGGGACGAGGTGGTGGTCAGCCGCCTGGACCACGACTGCAATGTGCGTCCGTGGGTGTATGCCGCGGAGCAGGCGGGTGCTTCCCTCGCCTGGGTAGACTTCGACCCCGCGACGGGTGAGCTCACACCCGAGCACCTGTCGGCCGCGCTGTCGGACCGGACCGTGTTGGTTGCCATCACGGCGGCCTCGAACGTGATCGGCACCCGCCCTGACCTGCCGGCGCTCGCGGAGCTGGTGCACGGCGTCGGAGCGCAGTTCTATGTCGACGGGGTCCACTCGACGGCCCACGTGCTGCCGGACCTGGAGTCCTCGGGCGCGGACTTCTGGGTGTGCTCGCCCTACAAGTTCCTCGGGCCGCACTGCGGCGTGCTGGCCGCGCGCCCTGAGACGTTGGAGGCGCTGCACCCGGCCAAGCTGCTGCCGTCCACCGACGAGGTGCCCGAGCGCTTTGAGCTCGGGACACTCCCCTACGAGTTGCTGGCCGGCACCACCACCGCGGTGGACTTTCTCGCCGATCTGGTCCCCGGCCAGACTGGCGCCCGCAGGGAGCGGCTCACCACGGCATACACCGCACTGGAGGGGCACGAGGACCGGCTGCTCGCGCGTCTCGAGCCGGCCCTGCGCGAACTCCCGGGAGTCCGGGTCCACAGCAACGCCACACGCCGCACCCCGACCCTGCTGTTCACCATCGACGGGGTCGGCAACCAGGTGATCCGCCAGCACCTGGCAGACCTCGGCGTGAACGCTCCGGCCAGCCACTTCTATGCCTGGGAGACCAGCCAGCACCTGGGCCTGGGCGCTGAGGGCGGGGTCCGCGTGGGGCTGGCGCCCTACACCAACGAGTCCGACATCGACCGCCTCATCGAGGGGCTGGGCACCCTCCCCCGCGGCTGA
- a CDS encoding alpha-hydroxy acid oxidase: MVQRQVPKPSEIFELMKFKKVELNGKRRRLQSAQTIDDLRAIAKRRTPAAAFDYTDGAAEGEISLARAVQAFEDVEFHPAILNDVSDVNTSTTVLGDTSALPFGIAPTGFTRLMQTEGEIAGAGAAGAAGIPFTLSTLGTTSIEDVKAANPHGRNWFQLYVMRQREISYGLVERAAAAGYDTLFFTVDTPVAGARLRDSRNGFSIPPQISLGTVANASVRPWWWWDFLTTPKLEFASLSQTGGTVGELLNSAMDPSINFEDLAEIRAMWPGKLAIKGVQTVSDAKKLTDLGVDAILLSNHGGRQLDRAPVPFHLLPDVVREVGQDTEIMVDTGIRNGADVVAALALGAKFTLIGRAYLYGLMAGGREGVDRTIEILADQVRRTMQLLQVRTVEELNPSHVTQLTRFNRLDFETRAVTPRT; the protein is encoded by the coding sequence ATGGTCCAGCGACAGGTCCCCAAGCCCTCCGAGATCTTCGAGTTGATGAAGTTCAAGAAGGTCGAGCTCAACGGCAAGCGACGCCGTCTGCAGTCTGCTCAGACGATCGATGACCTGCGGGCGATCGCCAAGCGCCGCACGCCGGCCGCGGCCTTCGACTACACCGACGGCGCGGCGGAGGGCGAGATCTCCCTGGCTCGCGCGGTGCAGGCCTTCGAGGACGTGGAGTTCCACCCGGCGATCCTCAACGACGTCTCGGACGTGAACACCTCGACGACGGTGCTGGGTGACACCTCGGCGCTGCCGTTCGGCATCGCCCCCACTGGCTTCACCCGGCTGATGCAGACCGAGGGCGAGATCGCCGGCGCCGGAGCAGCCGGTGCGGCTGGGATCCCGTTCACGCTCTCCACGCTGGGCACCACCTCCATCGAGGATGTCAAGGCGGCCAATCCGCACGGCCGCAACTGGTTCCAGCTCTATGTGATGCGTCAGCGGGAGATCTCTTACGGGCTGGTCGAGCGTGCCGCCGCCGCTGGCTACGACACGCTGTTCTTCACCGTCGACACCCCGGTGGCCGGTGCCCGGCTGCGGGACTCGCGCAACGGCTTCTCCATCCCTCCGCAGATCTCCCTCGGGACCGTGGCCAATGCCTCCGTCCGCCCCTGGTGGTGGTGGGACTTCCTGACCACCCCCAAGCTGGAGTTCGCCTCCCTGTCGCAGACCGGCGGCACGGTGGGCGAGCTGCTCAACTCGGCGATGGACCCCTCGATCAACTTCGAGGACCTCGCCGAGATCCGGGCGATGTGGCCGGGCAAGCTGGCGATCAAGGGCGTGCAGACGGTGTCGGACGCCAAGAAGCTCACCGACCTCGGGGTCGACGCGATCCTGCTGTCCAACCACGGCGGCCGCCAGCTGGACCGTGCGCCGGTGCCCTTCCACCTATTGCCCGATGTGGTCCGCGAGGTCGGTCAGGACACGGAGATCATGGTGGACACCGGCATCCGCAATGGTGCCGATGTCGTCGCCGCCCTTGCGCTGGGGGCGAAGTTCACCCTGATCGGTCGTGCCTATCTCTACGGCCTGATGGCCGGCGGGCGCGAGGGCGTCGACCGGACCATCGAGATCCTGGCCGACCAGGTCCGCCGCACCATGCAGCTGCTGCAGGTGCGCACGGTCGAGGAGCTCAACCCCTCGCACGTCACCCAGCTGACGCGCTTCAACCGCCTGGACTTCGAGACCAGGGCAGTCACCCCGCGCACCTGA
- a CDS encoding L-lactate permease encodes MYTPDLAPIAGSLLWSSLVALLPLVTIFVTLGALRWKAHWAGLAAVVVAALVAIAAYGMPIHLVGLSATQGFAFGLFPIMWIVVNAIWLYELTVRSGRFDDLRLVIDAISDDPRVQAIIIAFCFGGLLEALAGFGAPVAITGVMLMAVGFTAMRAASVVLIANTAPVAFGAIAIPIITAGNLTGIDYQHIGAIVGRQAPFLALFVPLFLVLLVDGKRGVKQLWPLALTVGGAFAVAQFVSSNWLSVELTDIVASLAGLAAAVLMLQVWKPQGGQDALAKMQAEREHESADPVTPDGASGGGVATAQRISVALTPARVFLALFPYLLVVAIFSVAKLWRPLSDWLSTTDVKIPWPGLDGNISTAAGELSTSTVYGFQWLSSPGTMLLIAGIVVALVYKMSAADMVGVYRETLVKLRFAILTVGFVLALAYVMNQSGQTITIGAWIAGTGAAFAFFSPILGWLGTAVTGSDTSANALFATLQQAAAEKAGLDPALLVAANTSGGVVGKMISPQNLTIAATAVGLVGRESDIFRKVIWWSLGMLAAVCLLVGLQSTVLSWMVPTL; translated from the coding sequence ATGTACACGCCTGATCTGGCGCCCATCGCAGGGAGTCTGTTGTGGTCCTCGCTCGTGGCGCTCCTGCCACTGGTGACCATCTTTGTGACGCTTGGGGCGCTGCGGTGGAAGGCCCACTGGGCCGGACTCGCAGCTGTCGTCGTTGCCGCTCTGGTCGCCATCGCCGCCTATGGCATGCCGATCCACCTGGTCGGGCTCTCGGCCACGCAGGGGTTCGCCTTCGGACTGTTCCCGATCATGTGGATTGTGGTCAACGCCATCTGGCTCTATGAGCTCACGGTGCGGTCCGGTCGCTTCGACGATCTGCGTCTGGTCATTGACGCCATCTCTGACGACCCCCGGGTGCAGGCGATCATCATCGCCTTCTGTTTCGGCGGGCTGCTCGAGGCCCTGGCTGGCTTCGGAGCCCCGGTCGCCATCACGGGAGTCATGCTGATGGCCGTCGGGTTCACCGCGATGCGGGCCGCGAGCGTGGTCCTGATCGCCAACACTGCCCCCGTGGCCTTCGGGGCGATCGCGATCCCGATCATCACCGCCGGCAACCTCACCGGCATCGACTATCAGCACATTGGCGCCATCGTCGGACGGCAGGCCCCGTTCCTGGCGTTATTCGTCCCGCTGTTCCTGGTGCTGCTCGTGGATGGCAAGCGGGGCGTGAAGCAGCTCTGGCCCCTGGCCCTGACCGTCGGCGGCGCCTTCGCGGTGGCGCAGTTCGTCTCCTCGAACTGGCTGTCGGTGGAGCTCACTGACATCGTTGCCTCCTTGGCAGGCCTGGCCGCAGCGGTCCTGATGCTGCAGGTGTGGAAGCCACAGGGTGGACAGGACGCGTTGGCCAAGATGCAGGCGGAGCGCGAGCACGAGAGCGCCGACCCGGTCACACCCGACGGTGCCTCCGGTGGTGGCGTGGCCACGGCGCAGCGCATCAGCGTCGCGCTGACCCCGGCCCGGGTCTTCCTGGCGCTCTTCCCCTATCTCCTGGTCGTTGCCATCTTCTCCGTGGCCAAGTTGTGGAGGCCGTTGAGCGACTGGTTGAGCACGACCGACGTGAAGATCCCGTGGCCGGGCCTGGACGGCAACATCTCCACGGCGGCCGGCGAGCTCTCCACGAGCACTGTCTACGGCTTCCAGTGGCTCTCCTCGCCCGGCACGATGTTGCTGATCGCGGGCATCGTGGTGGCCCTGGTCTACAAGATGTCCGCAGCAGACATGGTCGGCGTCTATCGCGAGACGCTGGTCAAGCTCCGCTTCGCGATCCTGACGGTGGGCTTCGTGCTCGCCCTCGCCTATGTCATGAACCAGTCCGGACAGACCATCACGATCGGCGCCTGGATCGCCGGCACCGGTGCGGCCTTTGCCTTCTTCTCACCCATCCTGGGCTGGTTGGGCACCGCGGTCACCGGCTCGGACACCAGCGCCAACGCTCTCTTCGCGACACTGCAGCAGGCGGCCGCAGAAAAGGCGGGCCTCGACCCGGCCCTGCTCGTCGCGGCCAACACCTCCGGCGGCGTGGTCGGCAAGATGATCAGCCCGCAGAACTTGACGATCGCGGCAACGGCCGTGGGGCTGGTCGGGCGCGAGTCGGACATCTTCCGCAAGGTCATCTGGTGGAGCCTGGGGATGCTGGCGGCCGTGTGTCTGCTGGTCGGACTGCAGTCCACCGTCCTCTCGTGGATGGTGCCGACGCTATGA
- a CDS encoding FadR/GntR family transcriptional regulator, translated as MTTSEKAPQWGPVTRNSTHELVIEAIEDQIMAGTLTVGDPLPSERDLATRLQVSRAGVREAVRVLESHGVLRSSVGSGRGAGTFIAAMPSEALTRLLRLHVELANFRIDEVVEARILLERSSAALAAERAAAADLDPVRTHLSVMDTEGLSREAFNDADTDFHVAIAQAGDNRLFANLTEAIRASLRSRHLEAFRKVEDWEGMAATLRSEHHGILQAITEGRGDLAADLVEAHIRGAASALPDLITP; from the coding sequence ATGACGACAAGCGAGAAGGCGCCACAGTGGGGGCCGGTCACCCGCAACAGCACCCACGAGCTGGTCATCGAGGCGATCGAGGATCAGATCATGGCGGGCACACTGACCGTCGGCGACCCCCTCCCCTCTGAGCGCGATCTCGCCACCCGGCTGCAGGTCAGTCGCGCTGGGGTGCGTGAGGCGGTCCGTGTGCTGGAGAGCCACGGCGTGCTGCGCTCGAGCGTGGGCTCGGGCCGGGGCGCCGGCACCTTCATCGCAGCGATGCCGAGTGAGGCGCTCACCCGGCTGCTCCGCCTGCATGTCGAGCTCGCAAACTTCCGCATCGACGAGGTGGTGGAGGCACGCATCCTGCTGGAGCGCTCGAGCGCTGCGTTGGCGGCCGAGCGCGCCGCCGCCGCCGACCTCGATCCCGTGCGGACCCATCTGAGCGTGATGGACACCGAGGGGCTGAGCCGGGAGGCCTTCAACGACGCCGACACCGACTTCCACGTCGCCATCGCCCAGGCCGGGGACAACAGGTTGTTCGCCAACCTGACCGAGGCGATCCGCGCGTCGCTGCGCTCGCGTCACCTGGAAGCCTTCCGCAAGGTGGAGGACTGGGAAGGCATGGCCGCCACCCTGCGCAGCGAGCACCACGGCATCCTGCAGGCCATCACCGAGGGGCGCGGCGACCTGGCCGCCGACCTGGTGGAGGCGCACATCCGAGGGGCCGCCTCGGCCCTGCCCGACCTGATCACGCCCTGA